One window from the genome of Paracoccus zhejiangensis encodes:
- a CDS encoding type II toxin-antitoxin system death-on-curing family toxin gives MSDWLLPSTELVELIHDAVLNPGELAGLARDKSLDGALARVENRLAYGMIGDIFDLAAAYAMALAQGHCFNDANKRTAYRVMLVVLDMNSAREPDVGVEETGQKIIALAQGLIDDGDLADWLRDQA, from the coding sequence GTGAGCGACTGGCTGCTGCCCTCGACCGAACTGGTCGAGCTGATTCATGACGCCGTGCTGAACCCCGGTGAACTGGCGGGACTTGCCCGCGACAAGTCGCTGGACGGCGCGCTGGCGCGGGTCGAGAACCGGCTGGCCTATGGCATGATCGGCGACATCTTCGATCTGGCGGCGGCCTATGCCATGGCCCTCGCGCAGGGTCATTGCTTCAACGATGCCAACAAGCGCACCGCCTATCGCGTGATGCTGGTCGTTCTGGACATGAACAGCGCACGCGAACCTGATGTCGGGGTCGAAGAAACCGGCCAGAAAATCATCGCCCTGGCCCAAGGGCTGATCGACGATGGCGACCTGGCGGACTGGCTGCGCGACCAGGCATAG
- a CDS encoding type II toxin-antitoxin system Phd/YefM family antitoxin — MTRLLTNHICTMTELREPHKVLERSGGKPVAILKNSQLVGYLVPEEATDKGQHRHATRDEVMESLRRTQARAQPVLDYLRDK; from the coding sequence ATGACCCGCCTGCTGACCAACCACATCTGCACCATGACCGAGCTGCGCGAGCCGCATAAGGTTCTGGAACGTTCGGGCGGCAAGCCGGTGGCGATCCTGAAGAACTCGCAGCTGGTCGGCTATCTCGTCCCGGAAGAGGCGACCGACAAGGGTCAGCACCGCCATGCCACCCGCGACGAGGTGATGGAATCGCTGCGGCGCACGCAAGCGCGGGCGCAGCCGGTCCTCGACTATCTGCGCGACAAGTAG